From Penicillium psychrofluorescens genome assembly, chromosome: 1, one genomic window encodes:
- a CDS encoding uncharacterized protein (ID:PFLUO_000268-T1.cds;~source:funannotate) has translation MMDGLPVDMAEDDISTELRNAYRVDGLEDIRVIRDRQTKVSRQLGFLRFQSIDASRAFLEQNHPYIYLYGPSTGSNDRSTKVRIAYSREREDRGRVKAEGDWTCRMCAIVNYATRQKCFRCNAPRPEPGPAGPPGVPAPKVVNNGDNDAAPDNQPSQFLLFRGLESSVTEELLAKGVAKLYKPASGGNDSSASSQKKGAKVASTTGDANLGAREGSIRRVLLARDRKSNESWRYGFAEFASVMDAQAAVTRLNSFDKFTISSRPVLVSYIHAGVFVPVMNPTSSTDRFTFSPLSNPSLKLMYWDDEGYVTELTVTSGEEDGGQEQFKDDKPVGNHQDNKTSKDADKTKKRKADAAVTANAKKTAMPSHLQFWSNRHAELHGIQKKDDNGNPADGSDGTLPADSAAPPTQSYADPSRHCCYLCLRQFKSAAEVNRHERMSQLHRDNMQNDELKSRAMGKLVKHGIAPPSAKYRDRARERRQAFGRAKAGTKQKPTPAKEEDEPPVQSTSKGASLLSKMGWSAGSGLGAQGTGVTAPIATEVYAQGVGLGAQGSKLGDAVEEAGRNTRGRYDEFLEKTKQAARQRYENMER, from the exons atgatggatgggCTGCCTGTGGATATGGCAGAAGACGAC ATTTCAACCGAGCTGCGAAATGCCTATCGTGTTGATGGATTGGAAGATATTCGGGTCATTCGAGACCGTCAGACAA AGGTGTCACGGCAACTGGGATTCCTTCGGTTTCAATCCATCGATGCCTCGAGAGCATTCCTGGAACAAAATCACCCCTACATCTATTTGTATGGCCCCAGCACCGGGAGCAATGACCGGAGCACCAAGGTGCGCATTGCGTACAGTCGTGAGAGGGAAGATCGGGGACGCGTGAAAGCCGAGGGAGACTGGACCTGTAGGATG TGCGCTATTGTCAACTACGCCACTCGCCAGAAGTGCTTTCGTTGCAatgctcctcgtcctg AACCGGGCCCCGCAGGTCCTCCTGGCGTTCCTGCTCCAAAGGTGGTAAACAACGGTGACAATGATGCCGCACCTGACAACCAACCATCCCAATTCCTCCTGTTCCGAGGGTTGGAATCCTCCGTCACAGAAGAACTCCTCGCCAAAGGTGTTGCCAAGTTATACAAGCCAGCCTCTGGTGGTAACGATAGCTCCGCAAGCAGTCAAAAGAAGGGGGCCAAGGTAGCATCAACAACCGGTGATGCAAACTTGGGAGCTCGAGAGGGGTCCATTCGCCGCGTTCTACTGGCGCGTGACCGCAAAAGCAACGAAAGCTGGCGCTATGGGTTTGCAGAATTTGCTAGTGTCATG GATGCACAAGCAGCAGTGACACGGCTAAATTCATTTGACAAAttcaccatctcctcccgACCAGTCCTGGTTAGCTATATCCATGCTGGGGTTTTCGTGCCGGTCATGAACCCCACATCTAGCACTGATCGTTTCACATTCAGCCCGCTGAGCAACCCTTCGTTGAAGCTCATGTACTGGGATGACGAGGGCTATGTGACCGAACTGACAGTAACATcgggcgaagaagatggcggtCAAGAGCAATTCAAAGACGACAAACCAGTCGGGAACCATCAAGACAACAAAACTTCCAAGGACGCCGACAAAACCAAGAAACGGAAGGCGGATGCTGCGGTCACCGCGAATGCGAAAAAGACGGCCATGCCATCTCATCTGCAATTCTGGAGCAATCGACATGCCGAGCTGCACGGAATccagaagaaagatgacAATGGGAACCCGGCAGACGGGTCAGACGGGACCTTGCCTGCAGACTCGGCCGCACCACCCACGCAGTCATATGCGGACCCTAGCCGTCACTGCTGCTATCTGTGTCTGCGGCAGTTCAAGAGCGCCGCCGAGGTCAATCGACATGAGCGTATGAGTCAATTGCATCGAGACAACATGCAGAATGACGAATTGAAGTCTCGCGCTATGGGTAAACTTGTCAAACACGGGATTGCCCCGCCATCTGCCAAATATCGAGACCGCGCAAGGGAGCGCCGTCAAGCGTTTGGCCGTGCCAAGGCTGGTACGAAGCAGAAACCCACGCCAGcgaaagaagaggacgaaCCGCCGGTGCAGAGCACATCCAAAGGTGCCTCTCTTCTTAGCAAGATGGGCTGGTCTGCGGGGTCTGGGCTAGGCGCTCAAGGAACTGGCGTCACGGCACCCATTGCCACCGAGGTGTATGCCCAGGGGGTCGGTCTAGGCGCTCAGGGAAGCAAGCTGGGAGATGCAGTAGAGGAGGCAGGTCGGAATACCAGAGGTCGCTATGATGAGTTTTTGGAAAAGACCAAGCAGGCTGCTCGCCAACGGTACGAAAATATGGAACGGTGA
- a CDS encoding uncharacterized protein (ID:PFLUO_000269-T1.cds;~source:funannotate): MLSFFGWGPRPQSDPSTSQDKTTSPDRNNEPTTPPSSASTPSQSQTSSQLAQQSRPPGIAPNVKLLFGGVAFFTLSILITRRSALKKRIACIPPFYTSSLYHQPQANGAMEALEALNLATINVLSFGMLASGAVAYAFNINGLEDMRRVVRSGLEEGGPGTGKTDEEMEKEVTQWVVSVLGDRFETQLEKEKEKTRRSENEKK; the protein is encoded by the coding sequence ATGCTCTCCTTCTTCGGCTGGGGCCCCCGTCCCCAATCCGATCCTTCCACATCACAAGACAAGACCACATCCCCGGATCGCAACAATGAGCCAACAACACCACCCTCTTCCGCTTCTACACCCTCCCAATCTCAAACATCCTCCCAATTAGCCCAGCAATCCCGTCCGCCGGGCATCGCGCCAAACGTCAAGCTCCTCTTCGGTGGagtggccttcttcaccctTTCCATCCTAATCACACGGCGCTCTGCGCTCAAGAAGAGGATCGCCTGCATTCCACCCTTCTACACGAGCTCACTCTATCACCAGCCCCAAGCGAACGGGGCGATGGAGGCACTCGAGGCGCTAAATCTGGCCACCATCAACGTTTTGTCGTTCGGCATGCTGGCTTCCGGCGCGGTGGCGTATGCGTTTAATATCAACGGGCTCGAGGATATGCGGCGGGTTGTGCGGAGTGGGTTGGAAGAGGGGGGCCCTGGTACTGGCAAGAcggatgaggagatggagaaggaggttACCCAGTGGGTTGTGAGTGTGCTCGGGGATCGGTTTGAGACGcagttggagaaggagaaggagaagactAGGAGATCGGAGAATGAGAAAAAGTAA